One segment of Triticum aestivum cultivar Chinese Spring chromosome 2A, IWGSC CS RefSeq v2.1, whole genome shotgun sequence DNA contains the following:
- the LOC123188177 gene encoding probable serine/threonine-protein kinase WNK1 → MMGARANASANAADCGEYAELDPTGRYGRYNDVLGKGASKTVYRAFDEYQGMEVAWNQVKLYDFLQCPDDLERLYCEIHLLKTLKHKNIMKFYTSWVDVSARHINFITEMFTSGTLRQYRQKHRKVNIWAVKDWCRQILSGLLYLHSHNPPIIHRDLKCDNIFVNGNQGEVKIGDLGLAAILRKSHAVHCVGTPEFMAPEVYAEEYNELVDIYSFGMCVLEMVTFEYPYSECSYPVQIYKRVISGTKPEALYKVKDPMVRQFVEKCLTTASERLTARELLNDPFLRIDGMALCPGDGDYTLLNNYLRQPYLRHAYSNGSVMSNGFSESIDEGAPTEFEDDDTKADGIDLFNGHEDEPLGTVDIAIKGRKSEDGGIFLRLRITDDDGRVRNIYFPFDVEADTALSVATEMIGELDITDHEVTRIAEMIDGELSALVPDWMAGPGIEEAPDAAYCHNCGSNVSSCGSLFDYMSSTSRGCRCAELHGRFEEITFQAADEEESGLHDSGGSSDDGGAQKEQHVKDKEPIRLNGFPKMGRRGLSDRLCFSSFQERSCPTENYESDHQSKGFDIKHEVKMAKYKARKMAHLKRAIHPSLDFDNNTNGASRTKPTLSKLESFHVGKHHNFRVPTCQRSPGTAISPGTASTDQHPGMSNQVCPSPGAQRALCTESSPDCMFTARNYYSGAQLPPNLPRTKSVPLSAIDA, encoded by the exons ATGATGGGCGCCAGGGCCAACGCCAGCGCCAACGCGGCCGACTGCGGGGAGTACGCGGAGCTCGACCCCACCGGCCGGTACGGAAGG TACAACgacgtcctcggcaagggcgcGTCCAAGACCGT GTACCGGGCGTTCGACGAGTACCAGGGGATGGAGGTGGCGTGGAACCAGGTGAAGCTGTACGACTTCCTGCAGTGCCCCGACGACCTGGAGCGCCTCTACTGCGAGATCCACCTCCTCAAGACGCTCAAGCACAAGAACATCATGAAGTTCTACACCTCCTGGGTCGACGTCTCTGCCCGCCACATCAACTTCATCACCGAGATGTTCACCTCCGGCACCCTCCGCCA GTACAGGCAGAAGCACAGAAAGGTGAACATATGGGCGGTCAAGGACTGGTGCCGGCAGATCCTCAGCGGCCTGCTGTACCTACACAGCCACAATCCACCCATCATCCACCGGGACCTCAAGTGCGACAACATCTTCGTCAATGGTAACCAGGGCGAGGTCAAGatcggcgacctcggcctcgccgccATCCTCCGCAAGTCCCACGCTGTTCACTGCGTAG GTACGCCTGAGTTCATGGCGCCGGAGGTGTACGCCGAGGAATACAACGAGCTGGTGGACATATACTCCTTCGGGATGTGCGTGCTTGAGATGGTCACCTTTGAGTACCCTTATAGCGAATGCTCGTACCCGGTGCAGATCTACAAGAGAGTGATCTCT GGTACTAAGCCTGAAGCTTTGTACAAGGTGAAAGATCCAATGGTGAGGCAATTTGTCGAGAAATGCCTGACCACTGCTTCCGAGAGGCTCACGGCAAGAGAGCTGCTCAATGACCCTTTCCTGCGCATTGATGGCATGGCTCTGTGTCCCGGGGATGGGGATTACACCCTGTTGAACAATTACCTTCGGCAGCCCTACCTAAGGCATGCTTATAGTAATGGGTCCGTGATGAGCAATGGGTTCTCAGAAAGCATTGACGAAGGTGCACCAACGGAGTTTGAAGATGACGACACTAAAGCCGATGGCATTGATCTGTTCAACGGCCACGAAGATGAGCCTCTTGGCACTGTGGACATCGCAATCAAAGGGAGAAAAAGTGAGGATGGAGGAATCTTCCTCAGACTACGAATCACTGATGATGATG GCCGGGTACGCAACATCTATTTTCCATTTGATGTTGAGGCTGATACTGCATTAAGTGTGGCAACTGAGATGATAGGCGAGCTGGACATAACTGACCATGAGGTTACTCGTATCGCTGAGATGATCGATGGCGAGCTTAGTGCATTGGTGCCAGACTGGATGGCCGGTCCAGGCATAGAGGAAGCTCCAGACGCTGCATACTGCCATAACTGTGGGTCCAATGTGTCGTCATGTGGTTCGCTTTTTGACTACATGTCGTCGACTTCTCGTGGTTGCCGATGCGCGGAACTGCATGGAAGGTTTGAAGAGATCACATTCCAAGCTGCCGATGAAGAGGAATCTGGTTTGCATGACTCAGGGGGCAGCTCTGATGATGGAGGCGCTCAAAAAGAGCAACATGTCAAAGACAAGGAACCCATACGCCTGAATGGGTTCCCAAAGATGGGTAGAAGAGGTCTTTCTGATCGGCTTTGCTTCAGTTCTTTCCAGGAGCGGTCGTGCCCAACCGAGAATTATGAAAGCGATCATCAGTCAAAGGGGTTCGACATAAAGCATGAAGTGAAGATGGCCAAGTACAAAGCACGGAAAATGGCACACCTGAAGAGAGCTATTCATCCATCTCTGGACTTCGACAACAACACCAATGGAGCAAGTAGAACGAAGCCTACACTGAGCAAGTTGGAGTCTTTCCATGTTGGTAAGCACCACAATTTCCGTGTACCGACTTGCCAGCGAAGCCCTGGCACAGCAATCAGCCCTGGCACAGCAAGCACCGATCAGCATCCAGGCATGAGTAACCAAGTGTGTCCGAGCCCAGGAGCCCAAAGGGCCCTGTGCACCGAGAGCAGCCCGGACTGTATGTTCACAGCCAGAAACTATTATAGTGGAGCTCAATTGCCACCAAACCTCCCAAGAACAAAATCTGTGCCCCTAAGCGCCATCGACGCCTGA